The genomic stretch tgcaccgcacagcggctaataggacatagaaatatttcctagtaataaacCCTGGTACTGCCTGTATCACACATCACTTGAACCCTAATAAGAAGAacgatttgctggaattacagagctgtataatggcaatttagatccccagtcagtgccgcAAGGTGTAAGAGGATTGTTcgtattacccaggctgtaacctccctattggaccctgttcctTTTTTATAGTgtgtaataattcctccctatccttttcctacacttctaatgctctttcccttataaataggttttttttgcacaatgaagtctttcctagcactgtccctagcgctgctgacgtctctccctgcaccaagtaCAATggtcagaatctaagatggctgaggctatttatagggctgtgacatcacagggctggctgctgattggctgcatgcacgacattgtgggtgatcccgccttcccagagttctttgctccatgtcctcagcagccattttagtaaaaaatccgatttgttaccacaaagtgtaAGGAAGTTTGTCAACttggatttgctcatctctagacagaATGTATTGTACCCGACTGTTTGGATGGAGATGTAGTTTTCCCTACCTTAGACTGGCTGGTAGATGCACTATGTTTATACCTACTAGGAGAGTGTCCTTTAAAGTTGTAGGCCGGAGAGTGTGTGGTGGTCGCCTCTCCTTTGTCTAGGACTTTACAGAAAGTGAGCAAAAGTGAGTGTGACCCAGAGTTCATTTTGCCTGTGATATCACCTCTGGGACGCCCACTGATTATTCAAGTGTTTACCTGCATCCCACTATTCTTCTCcaaaaactcagctctgctacatcagtcttTCAGCTCGACTCTGCTGCATCAGCCTTTAAGCACTACTCTCCTACATTAGCTATTCAGCTCACCTCTGCTACATCACCTCAACTCTTCTACATTGACCTGTTAGCTCAACTCTACTACATCAGCCTTCTAgattaactctgctacatcagccCTCCAGATAGGGCTGTCGAATATAATCGATGCAGCGATGCATCGCGATTCGACCCCCGGCGATTCTGCATCGATGCGGTTGCTTTAAATAATCGATGCATGTTGATGACGTCAGCGTCGCGTCCGCCGTGCAGCCGAGtcggaaaaaagtttttgggcgccttctttcccgcctcccgcctcccgctgacgtgtcagagggggtggccacaacattgagtgagccaggtctgactgagtgaggaggagccggaggcgtggtttccgcgcatctccggctcccagtcagacactcagaagcaggcgGCAGTGCGGACGTGCGGTGGCTGGCGGCGAGGTGAGTTTTGTCACCTATGAGTATGTAATATCTACCTCCAAAGcgcctgccacctacacagcatatacacctaccgcctgccacctacacagctcatattgccgcttctcatacctttgccgcccgcgccatgtttcttctttatttttttcggtTGTGTCTCTTCTCTTCTTATTCTTCCCCTCCGTCTACAGTGGACGGAACTTTAGGTTCCGGGTCTATGAAAGGCGGTCAAACAGCGGCCCCTAGTGGCCAGTCTGGGAATGTCTACATTTATCTCACACTATTCAGGAGATTGCTCCCAGCAGGAGGTGATCCACACTGACAACTCTCAGCTAAGGGCAGGGATCTGAAACTGCTGGGGTGTCAGATTTACTGACAGTTACTGATCCTGCACCATCAGAGCCCCTTCACACGTGTATCAGTCCCTACTGAGAGGATGGTTATTGTGGATACAATGTAGCATACACAGGATCTATCAACCTGAAACCTCCAGGACTAACATACTGATGGTCTCTCAGgttcttttacacttgcgtttttcttttccggcatagagttccgtcctaggagctcaataccggaaaagaactgaccagttttatcctaatgcattctgaatggagagcaatccgttcaggaggcatcagttcagtccctcttacgttttttgaccggagagaataccgcagcatgctacagttttctctcctgccaaaaatcctgaacacttgccggatccagctttaaacttatattgaaatgtattagtgccagatccggcattaaaattgctgcattgacggatccgttcttccgatctgcgcagacctttaaatctgtgaaaaaaataaacaccggatccgtttttccagatgacaccggagagacagatccggtatttcaatgcatttgtcagacggatccgcctgacaaatgcatccgtttgcgtccagattgccggaatcctctgacgcaagtgtgaaagtagcattaagcACAGCCTTGAGCACCAATGTAAACTCTCTACCGCcgcctaccatgtgccatttataatgctGGTGCCTTTGGGCCCCTCGGGGACTCGGAGTCAGATGTAACTGCTACAGAAAGCTATGTCCCGTGTCCCCATTGTCTTGGTTTCTTTACAAGGTTCATAGAGGTCACCAccggggggcccataatttttttttgctatggggcccagtcatttctagctacgcccctgcgcaGGTGCCACGTGCCAGCCAGACTCTGCCACCTTGTTGTGACAGGTAGGTGACCATCACACAGATACACCACTCACAGAGACTGCAGCTGGTCACTGCCTGTTATTAccgtacctaaaaaaaaaaattgtgtcacctCACCTGTCCGTTTTTCCTCACTCCTCAGGCTCAGTCCAGTCCACCACAGGCAGGAGGAGAATTGCTCCACCACCAGCAGCCAGCAGTGTTACTTTTTCTGTTGATCTCGTGGCAGGCTTTAGGCTTAGTCACTCAAATTCAAGACTTGTGTCATCCCTACTCACAAATTCACATAGATGCCTGGCATGCATTGCATTTGCTAGTAAATAAAAATGGCAGAAGTAGAACAAAAGGAACGAGAGATAAAAAATGCACCTAGCTTTTTAAAAGCAAACATCTGGGAACATTTTGGCTTTTATGAAAAAAGTAGGAAGCACGAATTGGACAAGTCATACGCTGTGTGTAAAATCTGTCACACAAAAATTAAATATCTAGGGAATACTACTAATCTGAGAAACCACGTCAGCCGTTTTCACCCAGAAATGCTAAaacctaccaccaccaccaccaccaaggaAATGAACCCAGATCAGCCAAGAATTGATGCAATGTTACAGTCAACTTTGCCGCCCAACTCTGAAAAGGTAAAGAGAATAACAAAAGCTGTGGCAGCTTTCATAGCGAAGGACCTGCGCCCTTACTCTGTTGTGGAAAACAGTGGGTTTCGCTACCTTTTGAAGACGATAGAGCCGCGTTACAAGATCCCGTCACAAAGTCACTTTACAGAAAACGTCATACCTGCACTCTACCACGAAACCAAAGCTAAGATAATTGCATCAATGAGCCAAGCAAGTCGAGTCGCAATAACGTGTGATTCCTGGACTTCAGTCACGACAGAGTCTTATGTTACAATAACAGCACATTACGTTAGTAAGGACTGGCAGATTTTGTCGCATGTACTGCAAACGAGAGCCATTTATGAGTCTCACACGGATGCTCATCTGGCAGAGCTACTTTCTCATGTTGTGGAAGAATGGCAGCTGTCCGATAAATCTGTAGTGCTTGTGACCGACAACGCGTCAAACATGATAGTTGCAGCTCAAGTTGGAAAATTCCCCCATGTGAAATGCTTCGCCCATACACTGAATCTTGCATCCCAGCGAGCGTTGAAACAAGTggccactctctctaggcttcttGGCAGAGTACGTCGGATATCCACATTCTTTCACCGCAGCACTAGAGCAAGCCACTGTCTAAAAGAGAAACAGAAATGTCTTGGCCTGAAGAATCATAAGCTGATAACTGATGTGGCAACAAGATGGAACAGTGCATACGACATGGTCGAGAGGTTCTTGGAACAACAACCTGCAGTCTGTGCCACCTTGCTGTCTCCAGAAGTCAGAAGAGGAGAGTCCGATCTCTGCACTCTAAACGAAACAGATGTGTCAAATGCAGAGGACGCCGTGAGTGCATTAAAGCCAATGAAGGATGCAACCATGCTGATGTCAGAAGAGCGCAATCCAACAGTTTCTCTCATTGCCCCTATAAA from Bufo gargarizans isolate SCDJY-AF-19 chromosome 8, ASM1485885v1, whole genome shotgun sequence encodes the following:
- the LOC122945512 gene encoding E3 SUMO-protein ligase ZBED1-like, which gives rise to MLKPTTTTTTKEMNPDQPRIDAMLQSTLPPNSEKVKRITKAVAAFIAKDLRPYSVVENSGFRYLLKTIEPRYKIPSQSHFTENVIPALYHETKAKIIASMSQASRVAITCDSWTSVTTESYVTITAHYVSKDWQILSHVLQTRAIYESHTDAHLAELLSHVVEEWQLSDKSVVLVTDNASNMIVAAQVGKFPHVKCFAHTLNLASQRALKQVATLSRLLGRVRRISTFFHRSTRASHCLKEKQKCLGLKNHKLITDVATRWNSAYDMVERFLEQQPAVCATLLSPEVRRGESDLCTLNETDVSNAEDAVSALKPMKDATMLMSEERNPTVSLIAPINALLQSMTDTMGDTPMIHEIKNSIRTDLQKRYSSEAEKKILHTASALDPRFKGLPFILTDEERLEIFKGVTEEAASLEITSDESERTQEDHQVPRRKQTLEEEDSSPIEDNHSESPPSPPKKARSLLVSLLGQSFTDTEGTIEPKKTPYAKAEEEMENYCKAPPLPLTEDPLNWWREHEVIFPLLSRLSKQYLCIPGTSVSAERVFSTAGDVVTAKRSALKPDHVDQLVFLQKNLHVPKC